One segment of Primulina tabacum isolate GXHZ01 chromosome 6, ASM2559414v2, whole genome shotgun sequence DNA contains the following:
- the LOC142547955 gene encoding auxin-responsive protein SAUR76-like gives MPKGSKLTKIKSVLKKMQSFKLRQGAKPSSIAAASNSSDDESSSVSKDLHSVYVGKSRRRYLITSDVMENPLFRQLVDRDHEESITVGCEVVLFEHLLWMLENADPQPDSLNELVDFYSC, from the coding sequence ATGCCGAAGGGAAGCAAGCTCACCAAAATCAAGTCCGTGCTTAAGAAAATGCAATCCTTCAAGCTCCGCCAAGGCGCCAAGCCCAGCTCCATCGCCGCCGCCAGCAATTCCTCTGACGACGAATCATCCTCCGTGTCCAAGGATCTTCACTCCGTCTACGTCGGGAAGTCTCGGCGGAGGTATCTCATCACCTCCGACGTCATGGAAAATCCTCTCTTCCGTCAGCTTGTGGACCGGGATCACGAGGAATCGATCACCGTCGGTTGCGAGGTGGTGCTGTTCGAGCACCTCCTGTGGATGCTGGAAAATGCCGATCCTCAGCCCGATTCCTTGAACGAGCTCGTGGATTTCTACTCCTGCTGA